AAGTAAACAACAAGGGAGCAAGCATAAAAACAGAGCatcaaaaaaaccaaagaaaacatTAAACCAAGCCCCATCTCATATTGAAGTCAATGGCCTTATGTATAGGTGGGGAAAACCAGGTCGAAATAAGATCAAAGGTATGACTCAAACACCCACAGGAAAGCTAAAAAGGAACTAGATTACACTTAAACAAATTTCACATAAGAATGAGACATGAATCTATTATAACACAGTCACAGCAACCCAAAGAAAATCAACTGCAATAAATATGTGGTCTAGCAAACGTACCTGAAAATGCTCCCCTCCAGCGAGACTAGCTGGGCTCCAAGCTGTTCTGCTTCTTCTCCTAAACTTCCAGCCAAACCACCGCAAACCAGTTCCCCTTCTCTCCTCTGCTTCTCCCCTGTCTTTGGTCTAGCTCGCTCTCtgttttctccctttttctcaCAGCCCCCCCTCTCTACCTTCCTCTCCAAGACTCCTCTACTCTTTTAAAACCCCAGCTCACTCTAAACCTCCACCTCTCtttgtctctctctctcaaaaaagGCCTGGAATCCTCTTCCAACTTTCCCTCTCCTCTTTTCTTGCTCACCCTTCTTTTTGCTCGGCTCCAACCACCTGCAGAGAAACACTATATCACCTGTCTTCTTCTCTTGTAGCACATAACCCTTTCTCCTCTAACCATCATCATTAAATGTCCTCACATGGAGTTGTCGAGAAATGAGTGACATTGGCCTAAAAATAAGCCAATTCAAAGACCAAAAAATGAGGGtataattccttaaaaaaatatatatttttaaatttctttttaaattattttttataaattaaattaatcaattatactTACAAGAGGATGTATATTGcgtagtattaaaaaaatataatttatgattttattataaaactactattcatattttattaaaaaaaaatatttatttttaaatttatttatcattacaaaattatttttatttttaataaaacttcatttaaatttagtttgtattatataaattgaatttatgattttttttttataaaatcaaagcaatatttttaataaataatttatccaaacaagtttttggttttttatttttcaaattgaaaaaaatttcgTTTCCGATGAGAAAAGGATTAAGAGAGTGATGGGTGCATGCAGTGGATTTACCTTTTCATAAGTTTCGGTACTACTCACAATTCTACAACCTTTAAGTTTAGCCAACTGTTCGACGAAGTTTCCGGCAACGCTTGTCGCTAGACTCGCTACGGAGATGAAAATGTTGGATCCCGACTTAGGGTTGCCAATCACTTCAATTCCCACCCATGCAGGAAATCTAAGAACCCCTATCACGTGAACTGTAACTGGAATTTTACCTGAAATGCTAGTGCCTAAATCAGTAATTTGACTAATTTCATAGCCCAAGGCTTCCCTTGTGTGCTGAGATAAGCCGAAATTTCAATCCCCGTCGTAAAATAGGGGGCTACATTGCAATACTCCGAGAATAGGAATAAAGGGCTAATGACGAGATCACCCTTGGAAAAATTACTGCTTTTTGACCGAATTACCCTTCCGATTGCAAATGTCGTGATCACCTGCTTTTCCGGTGAACATTCCTCAAGATGAAGAAGATATGAAGGTTGAGTTGTAATATATGAACCTCGTCAAGGCAAATTGGGAAAAGTAGAGTTCGTCATCTTGACCGGTCATTCTTCCTTAGAGATATGGGTCGACCCGATAGAAAATCACATGATTCTTGGGGATTGAGTTTATGTTTCAAAGTTGCGGTATTAGTTATTAACTTGAAGGTCTTGATGTACATCGTGTCCATATCTCGATTCgaactatatataaaatatattaatttaaaatttttaaaaaaattattaaaattatcataaaaataaatacaattaaatagactaaaaaattaataaatataaatagagaaCATTATGgaatagattttaatttttttaattattatctcatattaaatattagataaaactaataaaaaatattttattataaatttgtttgaattaaatattttaaaattttaaaatatatatatttccaaccataaaaaaaaaaaaaaaaattgtgaatcagctttaaaaatataaatatcatttattttcaatcaaatatattctaaataaaaatgttataaaaaatatttaaatatgtataTACATATTTAATGATTCTAtacattaaatttaaatttttatattaatatttatattcaatttaaatatttataattataaatattattctctcTGGAACACCCATTTCCCCACAGTTTCGGTCACAAAGCTCACTTTCATCTGCATGACTgcaacaataaagaaaaaataacccACAACCGCCTCCCCCTCTTTCTTCTTTGCTGcctttccttttcctctttttccttcttatgGCTTCTTCCGCGTACTCATAGCCACCCTActtctccttttcttcctttttctttactttctttcctttcttgtcGTTTTTCCTTCCTTACTGTCCTGGCTATCTACCCACATTGGCGTTGTCGTAAAGCATATTTGCCAAATTTGGAGGAGCTTTAATATTGGGGGGCATGGCCTCAAGATGGCTTTTATGAATTCTTTGGTTGTGAAACGTCTCTATTTTTAGAGGGAGCAAAAGGGGGGTTCATGCAGGGCATCCTTTCCCCAGCTATCGCCCAATTCTCTTTATTCACAAGTgtgagataaaaaaaacataggATTTTGGAGTTGCTTGGATGATGGGTGACCATGGAAATATGCTTCACGTTCTCTTacctttccttctttttgtatCTTGTCATTGAATTTTTATCTTAGTGATGCATGCATCCCCCCTAGTGGAATGACAAGATTATAAAATTTACCCCAAGTATAAGCCTAGGGTGCAAGAGACAAGTGCAGGAATAATAAGATCATACATATGTCTTAAAGTATAGGGGTTGGTGACTGAAGGAAGGCAACATCTACTGCAAAAGCACTTTCAGATTGGAATCAAGTTGTCCCTTCTCCACTATAAGGTTTAACCCCTGAGAAAGCTAAGTGTACATGAAATGAAACTCCTCAGCAGCACCACAAACTATAGCTTGATGTTTCTTCATTTCCTTGTGAAATCAGGCTACttccaagattttcaaaatatcatatgaaaaaaataaataaataaaaggctGGAATATTCAAATAATAACATTCATTATCATTTCATATGAACCAACAAGGCTTGGAAATCCAGATATAGATTCAATGCAAACACGGAAAGAACATAGTGTCGGTAAGGATAAAATCATGGCTTAACTTGAATGACTACTTTTCCAATGTTAGAGCTAGTGAACATTGATCCCAAGCTCTCAATGAAGCTCTCCATCCCACAGTAGATTTTGTGTTTGGATCTTAGTTTCCCTTCTTTTGTGTAGGTCTCCATCTCCTTTGTAAAATCGTCAAACCGATCCAGATATGAACCCACCAAATACCCTTCCATTCTCACTTCCTTTCCCACCATATTCAGTAGATTCCTGACCCCTTCTCTTTCTGTCCAAATCTGCATAAAAATGACTAATCATAGTCAAAAAACCAACCAAAAATACTGCTATAGAGGTGGAAGAAACGCTTTTAGCCCTCTCAGAATTACTCCCAAACCAGCTCATATTAAACTTGAGAAGATGATGTACCTGATTATATTGAGATATCATTCCACAGATTGGTATCCGGGCATGGAGATTCACATGGTTGAGGACTGCCTCAAGCATCTTACCACCAACATTATCAAGGTACAGATCGATACCATTAGGGAAATACCTGCATTATTCAATGAATTTCATCCATTCAGCCATGTCAATTGATGTTTACAGTAAAAATCTACATATTTGGCCATGCCTGGACAAGTTATAATTGGCAAATTCATACGAAGTCTTACTTGCTTAAAGCAGCATCAAAATCTGTTTCTTTGTTGTAGTTGAATGCCTCATCATATCCAAACTCCTCTTTCAATAGTTTCACCTGCATGGAGTTCATTGAAAGGGGAAAAAGTAATCAAGACGTAGAAAGCTGTATACAGAAATAAGCCTTAAACTtcttttattaagtttaaacttattttttctttctcttcactTTTTATATCCATTTTTCATCCCTATTCTCTCTCTCGTACCTTCTGTCAAGCTTTTTAAGATCTGATCATTGAAGCCTAAAAGaagtaagaaaataagaaaaccgCTATTTATGAAGCATAAGGTAAAATAATTAATGCACCAAAAGGGGTGTTTTTATTAATGATCTCCAACATCAGAATAAGAGGTAGAAGAAATCCAGTTTTAGAACtctcatcaaatcaatttattgaagaaaattacaTATTCTTCAATGTCTCACATTCCCAATTAGTATTAATATCgtatagaatatttcctaagttGATATACTACtataatattagatatttttaaagaataaagaaagttaTTATGAATATCTTTATAAACATTCTAGATCATAAAAGGAAAAGGCTATGAGATGAAGATAGGCTTATGGTAGATAAAGATGTGAAGAAGGATGAAAACATCGGTGGAATAATAGGACTCGTGGTTTATAACGTAAATATAAGAGTAGGGAAATATGAGATGTTTCGAGAACACAACGGTTATATCTAATTTATATCCTTTATGATGTTGTTTATAATATAGTGAAATGATTCTCTCCGATTCATGAATGTAGGCATCATTTGTCTAATCACGTTAAAACCTCATATACCTTTGTACAAATTGTTTTACTTTTGTATTCTTGAACCaacattatttatattaaaacttCCACTTGCACAACAAGAATCAACCCAAATAATGAGGACTCGTTGCTTTCCCATAAACATTATAATTTGCCGTGCTTTGGAAAGCAATAATTCTCTCACGTTATGGATTCAAATAGGACAAACCTCAACCCTAGTAAAAACTCAATTGAAGAAGGGTGGGGATGATTCATGAGCCAAAGTacttcaacttaaattttaacaaACCTCTAATTATCCTTGCTAGctaattaacttttaaaactCATACAacttagaaatttatatatatatatatatatatcttgaaaaacaataaaaccTCTATGCTGGAGTCTCACAGGGGATGAATGGATGGTCTCAAAGGGTTGGGTAATGGGAGACAACACGTAGCGTGGAGCCTAGAGGCCACCCGTTGCTTCAATTGGTGGAATAAATCATTATCGTAGAGGATATTTCTCAGGGTTTTTTTGCAGGggtaatttaaatttttttaaaatattaaaataaatgttttctcAAGAATAcctttaaaagattaattttattagtctTTTACAAGATTTTTACTAATACACCAAACCTATGATTTGACATTTTACGAAATGTCTCCTTTATTTACCAAGCAAGTAAGAGAGCATGTGAAGGATGGTGATAGAAGGGAAGGTGAGGACGGGAATGAAGCCAACGAACTCAAGATGGTGATGACCCATTGAAAGGTTGAGGATAGCTAGAGGGGTTGATCTACAAAAGACAGATGTCACAAAAGTTTAGTTGGCCCATTTCTCTCAATGATTTCCACTTGGCCTGCTTCTCGCAGTGAGTGAGTGGATGGTCTGGGTTGACAAGAGGAGAATCTGGAAAGTAGTAATAGTGGGAGACAGCAGGTGGTGGTGGAGTCCAGGAGGCCACTCCTTGCTTAAATTTCACAAATCTCAATGATGAGGCAGATGTCGAACTAGATGTATGCTCGAGCCCAAACGAGAGCGTGGGTCAAGTGAACTAGCAACAACAACCCAATAGTGTTCTCTCTTTCCCTTTGTCGGCTTGTCCTCTAGTGCAGTGCAGAGAGGTTAAACATCTCTAACACATGCCCAAACACCTAGAAAATAAACGAGGTAAAGCTAAAAAGATTCCAAATGCACCGACAGCCTATCCTTGTCTGCTACACATGTATTATAACTTATAACTAATTAACtacttatgaaaataataataatgtcagcatattaattaaataaaaatcttagaaaaaaaaattaagacctTGTTTGTTTGTAACgtgaaaatttaatattccTCGTTCTCTCTCTTTGTTATCATACCTTTTCATCGGTCCCGGTACTGCCCACGACTCTACAGCCTTTGAGTTTAGCCAACTGCCCGGCGAATATTCCGACGCCACCGGCGGCCGCCGAGATGAATACGTTGGATCCCGGCTTAGGGTTCCCAAGCACCTCAATTCCCACCCATGCTGCAAACCCAGGAACCCCTGCCAAGCGAGCCACGTTGCAGGTCAGGTCAGGTCAGGTCAAATCTGGAATTTTACCAGAAACGCTAGTGCCTAAATCAGTTATTTCACGTCCCAAGGCTTACCAAGAGAGCTGAGATAAGCCGGAAGTTCAATCCCGGCCGTTGGATCAATCACTCGCAGAAAGGTAGGCGGTGCGATGCAGTACTCCGCGAATGGGAAGAAAGGGTTCACCACGATATCACCCGTGGAAAATTTACCATTTTTTGACAGAATTACCCTCCCGACTCCAAATGCCGTTATCACCTGCTTTTCCAATgcaaactaagaaaaaaaatccacaaaatGAATAAGGATATGAAAGTTGAGTTGTGTAATATGTGAACCTCGTTAAGGGCAAATTGGGAAAAGTAGAGCCCGTCGTCGTGACCGGTCATTCTTGTTCGGAGATACGGGTCGACGGAAATCCAAAGGAGTTCGACGGCCACGTGACCGTCGGGGATAGAGTCGGCGTCGAGCGATAGTTTTGTGGTGCGGAGTTTGAGGTGATCGGACGTCGGCACTCCTTCGGCGGCGTAGGCTGACATTACCCATTCCCGTGACTCCACCACGGTCGAGTTCTCACCACCACAACCGCCGACACCTTCGAGGCCAGTCATCTCCCACTTTCTGGGATGAAACTACTGTTTGTAACCCGGTGGATGGTCGGAAACACCTGCAGAAAAGGAACTCGGGTGTGATACTGGAAATCCACCGATGAAGAAATGAGGTTTGAACGGTATGGCGCGCGCTACGTAGTGGGTCAGGATGTTGTTGGGTGCCGgcagaaaatgattaaaatggAAGAGAGCTACAGAAACCAAAACCCTCTTTCTCACGCGCCTTATGGGAGAGTGGCTGGTCCGTGTGGCCCGTGTGGGAGGGATTAGGCAGTATTGAAAATGGAAGATGATGACTTTCTCTGCGGTCTTCTTGGCAGTGGGTTAAAAAATGGACTTCTTAACTGCCTGAATACCCTTAAAGTCTCTATTCTCTCTTAAAATCGCTTCCAAATGGGTTTTGAGTTAGGTGATACTCACTTCCAAGTATTAGAAAGTGCTTCTAagctcccttaaaatccaagtTAGGTGACATTTGgtagaattgaaaattaagtactCAAAAAAACCTTACTACAAAATTATAagttatgaaattataaataatgaattaataGAAAAGATTTGGCTAAATGATAATGAAATTAATCCAAGTGTGAAATTACAAATATAACATTATACTTATCATATAACATCTAAGCATTATCATGGTTGAAAATGTCGGTTTTTTCactaaaattttgtcaaattttcgTGTTTCGGGCATCGACGATACGAAAGAGGGTGGCAAAATGTCGATGAAAGAGACATCCaaaaatttcaccaaaaatCGTCAAAAATCGATTGGAGTAGAAAAATCagagattttttgaaaaaatcgccACCTATTGCAAAAAATCTAcgatatttcaatttgtttcgTCAatatttctccaattttttgagaaaatcggCGCCTCCAGCTGCTGATCCAACGACTCCCAACTTCCCCATGTTAATCTGACAATTTAGATTTGGTCCAAGTTCCAACAGCAATTTCATGTGCATTTAATGATCCAAATTGAAGTTAAATGTGATCCAACGGCCATAATTGAACCCCAATGACTATGTGATGATCCAATGGTCAGATTTCGTccaaatttttatcaaatggCCAATTATGTTTTGCAACAGTAAAATGAGATTCCAACAACTATTTtggtccaatttttttttttctataaatggctcatttttcaccaatttcatccacatttcatatttaatttcttattgcTCCCAAGattacttattttgtttttaaggtacatttgttttaaattttaattattttttaattgaagtgtaattaattagtatattatttaattttcaattttatttattttcttttcaattatcattaattattacatcaatg
The window above is part of the Vitis riparia cultivar Riparia Gloire de Montpellier isolate 1030 chromosome 12, EGFV_Vit.rip_1.0, whole genome shotgun sequence genome. Proteins encoded here:
- the LOC117925832 gene encoding 2-alkenal reductase (NADP(+)-dependent)-like, with protein sequence MTGLEGVGGCGGENSTVVESREWVMSAYAAEGVPTSDHLKLRTTKLSLDADSIPDGHVAVELLWISVDPYLRTRMTGHDDGLYFSQFALNEVITAFGVGRVILSKNGKFSTGDIVVNPFFPFAEYCIAPPTFLRVIDPTAGIELPAYLSSLGVPGFAAWVGIEVLGNPKPGSNVFISAAAGGVGIFAGQLAKLKGCRVVGSTGTDEKVKLLKEEFGYDEAFNYNKETDFDAALSKYFPNGIDLYLDNVGGKMLEAVLNHVNLHARIPICGMISQYNQIWTEREGVRNLLNMVGKEVRMEGYLVGSYLDRFDDFTKEMETYTKEGKLRSKHKIYCGMESFIESLGSMFTSSNIGKVVIQVKP